From one Anopheles cruzii chromosome 3, idAnoCruzAS_RS32_06, whole genome shotgun sequence genomic stretch:
- the LOC128270595 gene encoding pupal cuticle protein Edg-84A-like, producing the protein MRQRTGKCEFRCIMWTTGEIKYVALFALVAVASAQHYQQYQPQPQYHHQPQYQPQYHHHQPEYHHYQPQQVVYKQPALVKAVQPALLKTVQPALVKTVKHVEQYPDAPAEYQFAYDVHDDQTGDVKSQQEERHGDVVKGQYTLIDADGYRRVVDYTADDHNGFNAVVRREPLEGHKVLKAVAPVAKLVAPVAPVYAAAPVHTKLFAPQPVHYQPAPQTVHYQQAAPQYYHAPQVTKVALPTVTKVALPVAKVATYAQHHDAVNHVQFHGPSSNYNY; encoded by the coding sequence TACGTTGCGCTGTTCGCTCTCGTTGCTGTGGCCAGCGCCCAGCATTACCAGCAGTACCAGCCGCAGCCCCAGTACCATCACCAACCCCAGTACCAGCCCcaataccaccaccaccagccagagTACCATCACTACCAGCCGCAGCAAGTGGTGTACAAGCAGCCGGCACTGGTCAAAGCCGTCCAACCGGCTCTGCTGAAGACCGTCCAGCCGGCGCTGGTCAAGACGGTGAAGCACGTGGAACAGTACCCGGATGCTCCGGCCGAGTACCAGTTTGCGTACGATGTGCACGATGACCAGACCGGTGACGTGAAGAGCCAACAGGAAGAGCGCCACGGAGATGTGGTCAAGGGACAGTACACGCTGATCGATGCCGACGGTTACCGGCGTGTGGTCGACTACACCGCCGACGATCACAACGGATTCAACGCCGTCGTCCGCCGGGAACCGCTCGAGGGACACAAGGTCCTGAAGGCCGTGGCTCCCGTTGCCAAGCTGGTCGctccggtcgctccggtctacgccgccgccccggTCCACACCAAACTGTTCGCCCCGCAGCCCGTCCACTACCAGCCGGCACCGCAGACCGTCCACTACCAGCAGGCCGCCCCGCAGTACTACCATGCTCCCCAAGTTACCAAGGTTGCTCTTCCCACCGTGACCAAGGTggcccttccggtggccaaggTGGCCACTTACGCCCAGCACCATGACGCCGTCAACCACGTGCAGTTCCACGGACCGTCGAGCAACTACAACTActga
- the LOC128272420 gene encoding larval cuticle protein A2B-like: protein MAFKFLAVVAFLAVASAQHYDPHHYQQPQYHQYHHEPAVIKTLQPALIKTIQPTLVKTVKHVEYPEAPAEYQFQYSVHDDHTGDIKSQQEERHGDDVKGQYSLIDADGHRRIVDYTADEHNGFNAVVRREPLEGHKIVKTIAPVAKVYAAPIAKVVAPVHYSHQPHYEHHY, encoded by the exons ATGGCGTTCAAA TTCCTGGCCGTCGTCGCTTTCCTGGCCGTTGCCAGCGCTCAGCACTACGATCCTCACCACTACCAGCAGCCGCAGTACCACCAGTATCACCATGAGCCTGCTGTCATTAAGACGCTCCAACCGGCACTGATCAAGACTATCCAGCCGACGCTGGTCAAGACGGTGAAACACGTCGAGTACCCGGAAGCTCCGGCCGAGTATCAGTTCCAGTACTCCGTGCACGATGACCACACCGGTGACATCAAGAGCCAGCAGGAGGAGCGCCACGGAGATGATGTTAAGGGACAGTACTCGCTGATCGATGCCGACGGTCACCGTCGTATCGTCGACTACACCGCCGATGAGCACAACGGATTCAACGCCGTCGTCCGCCGTGAGCCGCTCGAGGGACACAAGATCGTCAAGACGATCGCCCCGGTCGCCAAGGTGTACGCCGCCCCGATCGCCAAGGTCGTGGCCCCGGTCCACTacagccaccagccacacTACGAGCACCACTACTGA